A section of the Oryza sativa Japonica Group chromosome 1, ASM3414082v1 genome encodes:
- the LOC4325908 gene encoding trihelix transcription factor ENAP2 has product MDGKPPPPNPNLPYREDCWSDGETAALVDAWGRRYVDLNRGSLRQPQWREVAEAVNARPGASARRRPPRTDIQCKNRVDTLKKKYKAERARGTPSSWYFYRDLDMLVGPTLSAAAAAGGGGSAKKPSPPRGLPMMRRRLESPSRSPSPPSPTPAVALPLPNYRQASNLPSAGLLFNKMAAAAAAESDSEDGYNNPNNNYEDDEDDGSQQSASRSVSSRSGGVAAAGAGGGGVSSSKRKRGGGGGGGFGELARAVETFAEMYERMEFAKQRHAEEMERQRIKFLKDLELKRMQAFVDVQLQLAKAKHGKHPDGATEMLMSLAALPFLSTPAYL; this is encoded by the coding sequence ATGGAcgggaagccgccgccgccgaacccgAACCTGCCCTACCGGGAGGActgctggagcgacggcgagacGGCGGCGCTCGTCGACGCCTGGGGGAGGCGCTACGTCGACCTCAACCGCGGGAGCCTCCGCCAGCCGCAGTGGCGGGAGGTGGCCGAGGCCGTCAACGCGCGGCCGGGGgcgtccgcgcgccgccggccgccgcgcaccGACATCCAGTGCAAGAACCGCGTCGACACCCTCAAGAAGAAGTACAAGGCGGAGCGCGCGCGGGGGACGCCCTCGTCCTGGTACTTCTACAGGGACCTCGACATGCTCGTCGGCCCtaccctctccgccgccgccgccgccggcggtggcggtagcGCCAAGAAGCCGTCCCCGCCCCGCGGGCTCCCCATGATGCGGAGGCGCCTGGAATCGCCCTCCcgctccccctcgccgccgtcaccgacgCCGGCCGTGGCCCTCCCCTTGCCAAACTACCGCCAGGCGTCGAACCTCCCGTCCGCGGGCCTCCTCTTCAATAAGATGGCTGCAGCGGCCGCGGCGGAATCTGATTCAGAGGACGGCTACAACAACCCGAACAACAACTATGAGGACGATGAAGACGACGGCTCGCAGCAGTCGGCGTCGCGGTCCGTGTCGTCTCGTTCCGGTGGCGTTGCAGCTGCAGgtgcaggtggtggtggcgtcagcagcagcaagaggaagaggggaggcggcggcggcggagggttcGGGGAGCTAGCGAGGGCAGTCGAAACATTTGCCGAGATGTACGAGCGCATGGAATTCGCTAAGCAGAGGCACGCGGAGGAGATGGAGAGGCAGAGGATCAAGTTCCTCAAGGATCTGGAGCTGAAGCGGATGCAGGCTTTCGTGGACGTGCAGCTTCAGCTTGCAAAGGCAAAGCACGGGAAGCATCCTGATGGTGCCACGGAGATGCTCATGTCTCTCGCCGCGCTCCCGTTCCTCAGCACCCCTGCTTACCTATGA
- the LOC4325909 gene encoding probable serine/threonine-protein kinase SIS8, whose amino-acid sequence MDDTPTSSGKSEVNSCEPSWWPPDFLAKIESVSLSRKQSVFSDKEPRSNLRSSSWKASQLLWSTGTYSGFIPNGFYSIIPDKKLKENFPTIPSLDDLQTLEADGLKADIIIVDVERDKKLFMLKQLSGALVKGLNSSPALVIKKIAGLVFDCFKSLDPDVSPARSPTEDNHFFGNKGSQLLGQIKHGSCRPRAILFKVLADAVGLESKLVVGLPDDGGVGFVDSYKHMSVVVSLNSMELLVDLMRFPGQLIPFSAKAIFISHISAAGESDSAENDSCDSPLEPNSPLYGLSDKVEAEGIEASSNLSGRSLRNVMLRSRTFSEGKLSTSCSEPNIANAFWRRSQRRGVAEEPRGASSSPEHPLMKTRARSILGGEQHSFQEYAESGVTSRSDGLGGASTSKTRRIRGRSISITPEIGDDIVRAVRAMNETLKQNRLQRDHVNEGSPSYVGEDQNNASDCPNNDDTSGGVVATNNGPRNRNGSTQKAMSLPSSPHEYRAQISETINPCDFVSKEKMVLAWNKVLQSSPFLNKPLLPFEEWNIDFSELTIGTRVGIGFFGEVFRGIWNGTDVAIKVFLEQDLTTENMEDFCNEIYILSRLRHPNVILFLGACMVPPHLSMVTEYMEMGSLYYLIHMSGQKKKLSWRRRLKIVRDICRGLMCIHRMKIVHRDLKSANCLVNKHWTVKICDFGLSRVMTDSPMTDNSSAGTPEWMAPELIRNEPFTEKCDIFSLGVIMWELCTLSRPWDGISPVQVVYTVANEGSRLEIPEGPLGKLIADCWAEPQDRPSCQEILTRLLDCEYAVS is encoded by the exons ATGGACGATACACCAACTAGTTCGGGGAAATCCGAAGTGAATTCATGTGAACCGAGTTGGTGGCCACCAGACTTTTTGGCAAAGATAGAATCTGTTTCCTTATCTAGAAAACAAAGTGTATTTTCTGATAAAGAACCTCGAAGCAATTTGCGATCCTCATCATGGAAGGCTTCTCAATTACTGTGGTCAACAGGGACTTATTCAGGGTTCATCCCTAATGGTTTCTACTCAATAATTCCG GATAAAAAGCTGAAGGAAAATTTCCCAACAATACCATCATTGGATGACCTTCAAACTCTTGAAGCAGATGGACTTAAGGCTGACATAATTATTGTGGACGTTGAGAGAGATAAGAAGCTTTTCATGTTGAAACAGCTTAGTGGCGCACTTGTGAAAGGATTAAACTCTAGTCCAGCTTTGGTGATAAAGAAAATAGCTGGCTTG GTTTTTGACTGCTTCAAGAGCCTAGATCCTGATGTAAGTCCTGCAAGATCTCCAACTGAAGATAATCATTTCTTTGGAAACAAAGGGTCACAACTTCTAGGGCAGATAAAGCATGGATCATGCCGACCCCGAGCTATCCTGTTTAAGGTTCTTGCAGATGCTGTTGGTCTTGAGAGTAAACTTGTAGTG GGTCTACCTGATGATGGTGGAGTTGGATTTGTGGATTCCTACAAACACATGTCCGTGGTTGTTTCACTGAACTCTATGGAACTGCTAGTTGATCTTATGCGATTTCCAGGGCAATTAATCCCGTTCTCAGCCAAGGCTATCTTTATATCGCATATCTCTGCTGCTGGCGAGAGTGATTCAGCCGAAAATGACTCATGTGATTCCCCTCTTGAGCCCAACAGTCCTCTGTATGGATTATCAGATAAAGTTGAAGCTGAAGG AATTGAAGCTTCATCAAATCTATCTGGGCGTTCATTGCGCAATGTTATGTTGAGGTCAAGAACATTTTCCGAGGGGAAATTGAG CACATCATGCAGCGAGCCAAATATTGCAAATGCCTTTTGGAGGCGAAGCCAGAGAAGAGGAGTTGCTGAAGAACCTCGCGGTGCTAGTTCAAG CCCTGAGCATCCATTAATGAAGACAAGGGCAAGATCTATACTAGGTGGCGAGCAACATTCATTTCAGGAATATGCAGAAAGTGGAGTTACATCAAG ATCAGATGGTCTAGGTGGTGCATCAACATCTAAAACTCGAAGAATACGGGGAAGAAGCATTAGCATCACGCCTGAGATTGGAGATGACATTGTGAG GGCGGTTCGGGCTATGAATGAAACACTAAAGCAAAATCGCCTCCAAAGGGACCATGTTAATGAAGGTTCACCCTCGTATGTTGGGGAGGACCAAAACAATGCAAGTGATTGCCCAAATAAT GATGATACATCTGGAGGAGTTGTTGCTACCAACAATGGCCCAAGGAACCGAAATGGTTCCACTCAGAAAGCTATGTCATTGCCTTCTTCTCCTCATGAATATAGGGCGCAAATTTCTGAAACAATCAATCCTTGTGATTTTGTAAGTAAAGAAAAGATGGTATTGGCGTGGAACAAGGTTTTGCAGAGTTCCCCATTTCTCAATAAACCTTTATTGCCCTTTGAAGAGTGGAACATAGATTTCTCTGAGCTAACAATTGGCACAAGGGTTGGAATAG GATTCTTTGGAGAGGTTTTCCGTGGTATATGGAATGGCACTGATGTTGCTATCAAAGTATTTCTAGAGCAGGATCTGACAACTGAAAACATGGAGGATTTTTGCAATGAGATATATATCCTGAG CCGGCTGCGGCATCCAAATG TTATATTGTTTCTTGGGGCATGCATGGTACCACCACACTTGTCAATGGTAACAGAATATATGGAAATGGGATCGCTGTACTATCTCATCCATATGAGTGGTCAGAAAAAGAAGctcagttggcgtaggaggttGAAAATTGTCCGTGATATCTGCAG GGGTTTGATGTGCATACACCGCATGAAGATAGTTCACAGGGACCTGAAAAGTGCAAATTGCCTGGTGAATAAGCATTGGACCGTCAAGATATGTGATTTCGGCCTTTCCCGAGTGATGACTGATAGTCCTATGACTGACAACTCCTCTGCTGGCACCCCAGAATGGATGGCCCCTGAGCTTATAAGGAACGAACCCTTTACAGAGAAATGTGATATTTTCAGCCTTGGTGTGATCATGTGGGAGCTATGCACATTGAGTCGTCCTTGGGATGGGATCTCCCCAGTTCAA GTGGTATATACTGTTGCAAACGAAGGTTCACGGCTCGAGATTCCTGAAGGACCTCTTGGCAAGTTAATTGCAG ATTGTTGGGCAGAGCCCCAAGATCGGCCGAGCTGTCAGGAGATCCTTACCCGCTTGCTCGACTGCGAATATGCCGTCAGCTGA